A genomic segment from Xiphophorus maculatus strain JP 163 A chromosome 6, X_maculatus-5.0-male, whole genome shotgun sequence encodes:
- the LOC102236242 gene encoding sentrin-specific protease 5 — protein sequence MCRSAKQKASHCCTLTCESTWFGLCQMEQTQSRWRKPKSLTRRRAFMSSVKGVSHMSRRDKRRLYYKLQFWLWRKRSERCHFWKVRTRRRRCGPGVRTATDTELKLKSQETVSLENDDNSESPESIKAHLGPDGGGSGEVSQNGLGSWSQSESVSGSSDAGSGSQTSPTAASLPDSVEHCGQPEGLLHPLELSHSVRPLQGADDTAQFRSQMGSLEHSPDLQQSGSEKTTSCLNDANADTLTREIQDFLEVFYRRYGSFIPLRKSDVLRHLKRTFNSDFSDRKKTIFSKVDKYRTAIIQESVLSFRVVYKKHVLTLEDLLTLADEHWLNDQVMNMYGELIMESSNHKVHFLNSFFHRQLMTKGYDGVRRWTKQVDLFSKTLLLVPIHLEVHWCLVTADISAKKICLYDSQGHSLQKVARNILKYLMSEAKEKKQASFQDGWTVSFVEEIPQQTNENDCGVFVLEYSRCLALSRPFQFSQQDIPNIRKRIYKELCDCELHEQD from the exons ATGTGTCGCTCTGCCAAACAGAAGGCTTCCCACTGCTGCACGCTCACATGTGAGTCCACGTGGTTCGGCCTCTGCCAGATGGAGCAAACGCAGAGCCGCTGGAGGAAGCCGAAGAGCCTGACCAGGAGACGGGCGTTCATGTCGTCCGTCAAGGGCGTGTCCCATATGTCCAGGCGGGACAAGAGACGCTTGTACTACAAGCTGCAGTTCTGGCTGTGGAGGAAGCGGAGCGAGAGGTGCCACTTCTGGAAGGTCCGGACACGACGGCGGCGGTGCGGCCCCGGGGTCCGTACAGCCACAGACACTGAACTTAAATTGAAATCACAGGAAACAGTTTCGTTAGAGAACGACGACAACTCGGAATCCCCAGAATCCATAAAAGCCCATCTTGGCCCGGATGGTGGGGGTTCTGGAGAAGTCAGTCAGAACGGGCTGGGGAGCtggagccaatcagaaagcgttTCAGGTTCGTCTGATGCAGGCAGCGGCAGTCAGACCTCGCCAACGGCAGCATCGCTGCCCGATAGCGTTGAACATTGTGGACAACCCGAGGGCCTTCTTCACCCTCTAGAACTTTCCCACTCCGTGCGACCTCTGCAGGGCGCCGACGACACCGCACAGTTCAGGTCGCAGATGGGTTCGTTAGAACACAGTCCTGATCTCCAGCAGAGCGGGAGTGAAAAGACGACATCCTGTCTGAATGATGCCAACGCTGACACTCTGACCAGGGAAATCCAAG actTCTTGGAAGTCTTCTACAGGCGATACGGAAGCTTCATCCCGCTCCGTAAGAGTGACGTTTTGAGGCATCTGAAGAGGACGTTCAACTCTGATTTCAGTGACAG GAAAAAGACGATCTTCTCCAAAGTGGACAAATACCGAACCGCGATCATCCAGGAATCCGTCCTGTCTTTCCGAGTCGTCTACAAAAAACACGTACTGACTCTGGAGGACTTGTTGACGTTGGCGGATGAGCACTGGCTCAATGACCAG GTCATGAACATGTACGGAGAGTTGATCATGGAGTCGTCCAATCACAAG GTCCATTTTCTCAACAGTTTCTTCCACCGTCAGCTCATGACCAAAGGATATGACGGTGTGAGGCGATGGACGAAGCAG GTGGATTTATTTTCTAAGACTCTTCTTCTGGTGCCCATCCACCTGGAGGTCCACTGGTGTCTGGTAACAGCCGACATTTCCGCCAAGAAAATCTGCCTTTACGATTCTCAAGGACATTCACTCCAGAAGGTTGCAAGG AACATCCTGAAATACTTGATGTCCGAagcaaaagagaagaaacaagcTTCTTTTCAAGATGGCTGGACGGTGTCATTCGTAGAG GAAATTCCACAGCAGACCAACGAGAACGACTGCGGAGTTTTTGTCTTAGAG TACTCTAGATGCCTGGCTCTGTCAAGACCGTTCCAGTTTTCCCAACAGGACATCCCGAACATACGGAAGAGGATCTATAAGGAACTCTGTGACTGTGAGCTTCATGAGCAGGACTGA